The Candidatus Zymogenus saltonus genome includes a window with the following:
- a CDS encoding glycosyltransferase family 2 protein, whose product MLRFSFIIASFNNKDILTPCFESIAKNVKKGDYEIIVSDNGSTDNSVSFIKEKFSEIYVIENDRNLGFAAAINKGIKKSKGKYIVLMNTDTELTPTALDKIAKYMDENPDVGICGGELIGPDGKPQNSAAAFPGILTELFNKSLLKLLFPTKYPGKVSEMNEPIDVDSVIGALMVVRKSAIDKIGPLDERYFFYMEETDWCLRMKRGGYRVSILTDVRIIHHQGKTAKRYPRRSKIEYFISSMIYMKKHHSAVYAFTFSVGLFLKVFISLIISLLVCILTLCLVRSVRERVRRYERLVRWFFVGRPISWGLRGISK is encoded by the coding sequence GTGCTTCGCTTCTCATTTATTATAGCCAGCTTCAATAACAAGGATATTCTTACGCCCTGTTTCGAGTCCATTGCTAAAAACGTGAAGAAGGGTGACTACGAGATAATAGTGTCCGACAACGGCTCGACGGACAACAGCGTAAGCTTCATAAAGGAAAAATTTTCCGAAATATATGTCATCGAAAACGATAGGAATCTGGGATTTGCCGCCGCCATAAATAAGGGTATTAAAAAATCAAAAGGCAAATATATCGTATTGATGAACACCGATACCGAGCTGACTCCGACCGCTCTGGACAAGATAGCCAAATACATGGACGAAAATCCCGATGTGGGGATTTGCGGCGGCGAGCTGATCGGCCCCGACGGCAAGCCTCAGAACAGTGCCGCCGCCTTTCCGGGCATATTGACCGAGCTTTTCAATAAATCGCTATTGAAGCTCCTCTTCCCAACGAAGTATCCGGGGAAGGTAAGCGAGATGAACGAGCCGATAGACGTCGATTCGGTCATAGGGGCGCTGATGGTGGTGAGAAAGTCCGCCATCGATAAAATCGGCCCCCTCGATGAGAGATACTTTTTCTACATGGAGGAGACGGACTGGTGTCTCCGCATGAAAAGGGGCGGCTACCGTGTCTCTATCTTGACCGACGTGAGGATAATCCACCATCAGGGGAAGACGGCGAAGCGTTATCCGAGAAGGTCGAAGATTGAATACTTCATCTCCTCGATGATCTACATGAAGAAGCACCACTCCGCTGTATACGCATTTACGTTCAGCGTGGGTCTCTTTTTAAAAGTCTTTATAAGTTTGATCATAAGTCTTCTTGTGTGTATCCTGACGCTCTGTCTCGTCCGCTCCGTAAGGGAGAGGGTCAGGAGGTACGAGAGGCTCGTGCGATGGTTTTTCGTGGGAAGGCCTATATCCTGGGGGCTCCGTGGAATTTCAAAATAG